One part of the Glycine max cultivar Williams 82 chromosome 14, Glycine_max_v4.0, whole genome shotgun sequence genome encodes these proteins:
- the LOC100817054 gene encoding Dormancy-associated protein 2-like precursor, translating to MALKSKIALLITGLLAMLLFISSEVAAARNLKEGEVVRETNRVGDAKLVGGIHDVSKLSIPGIGGNFIGGVFPGNIGGGYIGGSIPIIGGGYIGGFPNIGGGGGFPNIGGGGGFPNIGGGFQGQAFCRFSCCVQDAMGRCLRCCSISR from the exons ATGGCTTTGAAGTCGAAGATAGCATTACTCATCACAGGCCTGTTGGCCATGCTCCTTTTCATTTCCTCAGAGGTAGCTGCAGCCAGGAATTTGAAAGAGG GTGAGGTAGTAAGAGAGACAAATAGAGTTGGTGATGCCAAATTAGTTGGTGGTATTCATGATGTTAGCAAACTTAGCATCCCAGGCATTGGTGGGAATTTCATTGGTGGTGTTTTCCCAGGCAATATTGGTGGGGGTTACATTGGTGGTTCCATCCCAATCATTGGCGGGGGTTACATTGGTGGTTTCCCTAacattggtggtggtggtggtttccCTAacattggtggtggtggtggtttccCTAATATTGGTGGTGGCTTCCAAGGCCAAGCGTTTTGCAGATTCAGCTGTTGTGTTCAGGATGCAATGGGAAGATGCTTAAGGTGCTGCTCAATCTCAAGATAA
- the LOC102662555 gene encoding keratin, type II cytoskeletal 2 epidermal, which yields MDSKRKIALLIFGLLAMLLFISSEVAARELKEVTGAGLSGGRGVNFGGFGGIGGGPGFRFGFNNGFPFFFPGFPSFRGFPGFPGFSGGPGFPGTGFPGTGFPGIFPGFGGGVGGGFSNTGFGGVGGVGGIPGGFP from the exons ATGGATTCGAAGAGGAAGATAGCATTACTTATCTTCGGTCTGCTGGCCATGCTCCTTTTCATCTCCTCAGAGGTGGCAGCCAGAGAACTGAAAGAGG TCACTGGTGCTGGCTTGTCTGGTGGCCGTGGCGTAAACTTTGGTGGCTTTGGTGGCATTGGTGGTGGCCCTGGCTTCCGCTTTGGCTTCAATAATGGCTTCCCCTTCTTCTTCCCTGGATTCCCCAGCTTCCGTGGATTCCCCGGCTTCCCTGGATTCTCCGGCGGCCCTGGATTCCCCGGCACTGGATTCCCCGGCACTGGATTCCCCGGCATCTTCCCTGGCTTTGGTGGTGGCGTCGGCGGCGGCTTCTCAAACACTGGCTTTGGTGGTGTTGGTGGCGTTGGTGGCATCCCAGGAGGATTTCCGTAA
- the LOC102665934 gene encoding cysteine-rich and transmembrane domain-containing protein B encodes MDSKTKVAILIPGMLAILLFISSEVAARDLKEEGVLKETSKVGDAKLVGGGLQGSGRGSPTPVFPGRGIPGRGFPGQGFPGQGFPGQGFPVQGFPFPGQGYPLVPGQGFPGQGFPGQGFPGQGFPGQFRCINGCCYGNARGCLACC; translated from the exons ATGGATTCGAAGACGAAGGTAGCAATACTTATTCCTGGCATGTTAGCCATACTCCTTTTCATCTCCTCAGAGGTGGCAGCCAGGGACTTGAAAGAGG AGGGGGTTCTTAAAGAGACAAGTAAAGTTGGTGATGCCAAATTAGTTGGTGGAGGGTTGCAAGGCTCTGGTCGTGGCTCACCTACTCCTGTCTTCCCTGGTCGTGGCATTCCTGGTCGTGGCTTTCCTGGTCAGGGCTTTCCCGGTCAGGGCTTCCCTGGTCAGGGCTTCCCTGTTCAAGGCTTTCCCTTTCCCGGTCAGGGCTACCCTTTGGTCCCTGGTCAGGGCTTCCCCGGTCAGGGCTTTCCCGGTCAGGGCTTCCCTGGTCAGGGCTTCCCTGGCCAATTCCGTTGCATTAATGGCTGTTGTTATGGGAATGCGAGAGGTTGCTTAGCTTGCTGCTAA